One window from the genome of Pseudomonadota bacterium encodes:
- a CDS encoding class I SAM-dependent methyltransferase, whose product MNVAIADAGSFKDPSGRVYEIDGEILRSVAPCAAVKPALLWDLGCNTGEYAEVALAAGAGRVIGFDFDHKALERAYGRAIRGSLPFLPLFQDGANPSPAQGWSTVERKGLSDRASADGLLALAFQHHLCIGRNVPLDEVVAWLVSLAPRGVDRVRALRRSHRTAHARPA is encoded by the coding sequence ATGAACGTCGCGATCGCCGACGCCGGATCGTTCAAGGACCCGAGCGGCAGGGTCTACGAGATCGATGGGGAGATCCTGCGTTCCGTGGCCCCTTGCGCGGCGGTCAAGCCGGCGCTCCTGTGGGACCTCGGCTGCAACACCGGCGAATATGCCGAGGTGGCGCTCGCGGCCGGTGCCGGCCGGGTCATCGGCTTCGATTTCGATCACAAGGCGCTCGAGCGCGCCTATGGGCGTGCGATCCGCGGATCGCTGCCGTTCCTGCCGTTGTTCCAGGACGGCGCCAACCCGAGCCCGGCTCAGGGCTGGAGCACCGTGGAGCGCAAGGGACTGTCGGATCGCGCCAGCGCCGATGGGCTCCTGGCCCTGGCCTTCCAGCACCACCTCTGCATCGGCCGCAACGTTCCGCTCGACGAGGTCGTGGCCTGGCTGGTGTCCCTGGCGCCGCGGGGCGTCGATCGAGTTCGTGCACTAAGGCGATCCCACCGTACAGCGCATGCTCGCCCTGCGTGA